One region of Natronolimnobius baerhuensis genomic DNA includes:
- the trmY gene encoding tRNA (pseudouridine(54)-N(1))-methyltransferase TrmY → MRQFVLLGHDVPLNADFALDDLAGGAGRLDALCRSITAAFVTSHGIREDVRVHLVVQDTLTITFDGRDLRRLNPDERSTAALVRNALAHREEAIGSLPAEPSPGVELYRRDFEATLEALEGDGPIVQLHEDGAAMVDLEADALVDSIFVLSDHHDFTESEEQLLADVVDQRLRLGPELLHADQAITVAHHYLDTGGYEQL, encoded by the coding sequence ATGCGCCAGTTCGTTCTACTCGGACACGACGTGCCCCTCAACGCCGACTTTGCACTCGATGACCTCGCCGGCGGTGCCGGCCGACTCGATGCACTTTGCCGCTCGATTACAGCCGCGTTCGTCACCTCTCACGGGATCCGCGAGGACGTCCGCGTCCATCTCGTCGTCCAGGATACGCTCACGATCACCTTCGACGGCCGTGACCTCCGCCGACTCAACCCGGATGAACGCTCCACCGCTGCACTGGTCCGGAACGCACTCGCACACCGCGAGGAAGCCATCGGCTCCCTGCCAGCCGAGCCAAGCCCCGGCGTCGAACTCTATCGGCGCGACTTCGAGGCCACCCTCGAGGCACTCGAGGGTGACGGGCCGATTGTCCAACTCCACGAAGACGGCGCTGCGATGGTCGACCTCGAGGCCGATGCGCTCGTGGACTCGATTTTCGTTCTGTCGGATCACCACGATTTCACCGAGAGTGAGGAGCAACTGCTGGCCGATGTCGTCGATCAGCGACTTCGACTCGGTCCCGAACTGCTACATGCAGATCAGGCGATCACCGTTGCCCACCACTATCTGGATACTGGTGGCTACGAGCAGCTCTAA
- a CDS encoding tRNA pseudouridine(54/55) synthase Pus10: MTTDDARALLATGSICDSCLGRPFAERSFGLTNAERGRALRTTIALEDDTDFDPTPPAECWVCDGYCDTYDAIADTIVDALEGVDFATYQVGTRVPPLAEENERLLREDADLEPDVGESFKREFNREVGRRVGAKTGTDVDFDRPDVLVIIDLEAFDPLEAVDDDSVTSHAVDVQINPAFVYGRYRKLERDIPQTEWPCRECGGSGVQLADTGEEPCDYCGGSGYLYDTSVEQVVRPHVVEAMDGDEGKFHGAGREDVDARMLETGRPFVLEVKRPKRRDPDPETLEEEINEAAAGSVEVDGLRLATYDMVERVKEHDASKQYRADVEFAEPLDEETFEAALSELEGTTVEQDTPQRVDHRRASLTRTRTVYDIGGELLEPTTAEVYVHGEGGLYIKELISSDEGRTEPSLAGLVETDAEVTALDVTRVEGEDEPFELEAYFLDEPRDGDE; the protein is encoded by the coding sequence ATGACTACGGACGACGCCCGCGCGCTGCTTGCGACCGGGTCGATCTGTGACTCCTGTCTCGGCCGCCCCTTCGCCGAGCGGAGTTTCGGACTGACGAACGCCGAGCGCGGCCGGGCGCTACGAACGACGATTGCACTCGAGGACGACACCGACTTCGACCCCACGCCACCCGCGGAGTGTTGGGTCTGTGATGGCTACTGTGACACCTACGACGCCATCGCCGACACCATCGTCGATGCTCTCGAGGGCGTCGACTTTGCGACCTACCAGGTCGGGACGCGCGTCCCGCCGCTGGCCGAGGAGAACGAACGCCTCCTGCGCGAGGATGCCGACCTCGAACCCGACGTCGGCGAGTCGTTCAAGCGCGAATTCAACCGTGAGGTCGGCCGCCGCGTCGGCGCAAAGACAGGCACTGACGTCGACTTCGACCGCCCGGACGTCCTCGTCATCATCGATCTCGAGGCGTTCGACCCGCTCGAGGCCGTCGACGACGACTCGGTGACGAGCCACGCGGTCGACGTCCAGATCAATCCGGCGTTCGTCTACGGGCGCTACCGGAAACTCGAGCGCGATATTCCACAGACGGAGTGGCCGTGCCGGGAGTGTGGCGGCAGCGGCGTCCAGTTGGCAGACACCGGTGAAGAGCCCTGTGACTACTGCGGCGGCTCGGGCTACCTATACGACACCAGCGTCGAGCAGGTCGTCCGCCCGCACGTCGTCGAGGCGATGGACGGCGACGAAGGCAAATTCCACGGCGCGGGCCGCGAGGACGTCGACGCCCGCATGCTCGAGACCGGCCGCCCGTTCGTCCTCGAGGTCAAACGCCCAAAGCGACGCGATCCGGACCCCGAAACGCTCGAGGAGGAGATCAACGAGGCCGCCGCTGGGTCGGTCGAAGTCGACGGCCTCCGACTGGCGACCTACGACATGGTCGAACGCGTCAAAGAACACGACGCGAGCAAGCAATACCGCGCCGATGTCGAGTTCGCCGAGCCACTCGACGAGGAGACCTTCGAGGCAGCGCTTTCGGAACTCGAGGGAACAACCGTCGAGCAGGACACCCCACAGCGCGTCGACCACCGGCGGGCGAGTCTCACCCGCACGCGGACGGTCTACGATATCGGTGGTGAATTGCTCGAGCCAACGACAGCCGAGGTTTACGTCCACGGCGAGGGCGGTCTCTACATCAAGGAACTCATCAGCAGCGACGAGGGCCGCACGGAGCCGAGTCTCGCCGGGCTGGTCGAGACCGACGCCGAGGTGACCGCACTCGACGTCACCCGTGTCGAAGGCGAGGACGAACCGTTCGAACTCGAGGCGTACTTCCTCGACGAGCCTCGCGACGGCGACGAGTAA
- a CDS encoding DUF7511 domain-containing protein, translating to MSPNTDATDGSTTLESATPDLVSVTVENDDAPDECAIFPDDASEDELMTNWISAQSDSFVALESMR from the coding sequence ATGTCACCGAACACCGACGCCACGGATGGATCGACCACACTCGAGTCGGCCACACCTGACCTGGTGAGTGTCACCGTCGAAAACGACGATGCACCCGACGAGTGTGCGATCTTTCCCGACGACGCAAGCGAGGACGAACTAATGACCAACTGGATCAGCGCGCAGAGCGACTCGTTCGTTGCCCTCGAGTCGATGCGCTAA
- a CDS encoding HVO_A0556 family zinc finger protein, translated as MAKSQSTTDQTDSQLLAILEGRTCPSGSCDGDLERGTYKDNQAVVCEDCGTPQAQVWTPSS; from the coding sequence ATGGCGAAATCGCAGTCAACAACGGACCAGACAGACAGTCAGCTACTGGCGATACTCGAGGGCAGGACGTGTCCGAGCGGGTCGTGTGATGGCGACCTCGAGCGAGGAACGTACAAGGACAATCAGGCGGTCGTCTGCGAAGACTGTGGCACGCCGCAGGCACAGGTCTGGACGCCGTCGTCGTGA
- a CDS encoding ABC transporter substrate-binding protein: MSGTNMPNESETDDSVAQSSPSQSDADAEDYSRRGFMETAGAMGAAGATAGLAGCLDGFGSDDTEGTGEGDFLWWTMRGYIPEETAAIEDTADGFEDYSDEEVNLTTNVITWDQVFEQWTSSIQGQNTPNVSEMANEHAVDYGASGVVQPNTELYEDHDDWYDTPSYWGLYDDEKWGFPWFIEVRNFYANMDLLEEAGHDSIPETWEEMINSAIDVTDETDENGLVSGAAQDTGTGQILYGATVQSGGEFFDHDGDEWSVELDSPTSLFSHLWMASFQEEWDIAPGGWAGMDGTDAEQLYREGNVAMMLNGGDAANEMVSQGEDIAEVTELAPIPEGPMGTNTAFMGGSCLSAFESDYTQYDVDDELSMEFIQYMTLPDTMEGYFPEAAPNFLPVREAQEEIQPFTENNTEIPDEWIDARLDQAEDTARYGITGPQLSAPFLGDLEGEMDAYSVAISGILGADSDPQEAVVDQANHVRDTISGEVDYDLPQNDEMPELEDAPDELTDWIEGNGDTPQIWNPYD; the protein is encoded by the coding sequence ATGTCAGGAACGAACATGCCCAACGAGAGTGAGACAGATGACTCGGTTGCCCAGTCATCGCCGTCTCAATCCGACGCGGACGCCGAGGACTACTCGAGGCGTGGATTCATGGAGACGGCCGGTGCAATGGGGGCTGCGGGTGCCACTGCAGGACTTGCTGGCTGTCTCGATGGGTTCGGAAGCGACGACACCGAAGGAACTGGTGAAGGTGACTTCCTCTGGTGGACGATGCGAGGGTACATCCCAGAGGAAACGGCTGCAATCGAAGACACCGCAGATGGGTTCGAGGACTACTCCGACGAGGAAGTCAATCTCACGACGAACGTCATTACGTGGGACCAGGTCTTCGAGCAGTGGACGTCCTCAATTCAGGGCCAGAACACGCCAAACGTCAGTGAGATGGCCAACGAGCACGCCGTCGACTACGGTGCAAGCGGCGTCGTGCAACCGAACACCGAACTGTACGAAGACCACGACGACTGGTACGACACGCCATCCTACTGGGGACTGTACGACGACGAGAAGTGGGGCTTCCCGTGGTTCATCGAAGTGCGAAACTTCTATGCGAACATGGACCTCCTCGAGGAGGCTGGCCACGACAGCATCCCCGAGACGTGGGAGGAGATGATCAATTCGGCTATCGACGTCACAGACGAAACCGACGAAAACGGTCTCGTCTCCGGTGCCGCACAGGACACCGGAACCGGGCAAATTCTCTACGGTGCAACCGTTCAGTCCGGCGGCGAGTTCTTCGACCACGACGGCGACGAGTGGTCGGTCGAACTCGACTCGCCAACGTCGCTGTTTAGCCATCTCTGGATGGCAAGCTTCCAGGAAGAGTGGGACATCGCACCCGGCGGCTGGGCTGGCATGGACGGCACTGACGCCGAACAGCTCTACCGCGAAGGAAACGTCGCAATGATGCTAAACGGCGGTGACGCCGCAAACGAGATGGTCAGCCAGGGCGAGGACATCGCCGAGGTGACCGAACTCGCACCGATTCCAGAAGGCCCGATGGGGACAAACACTGCCTTCATGGGCGGCAGTTGTCTCTCGGCGTTCGAATCGGATTACACGCAGTACGACGTCGACGACGAACTCTCCATGGAGTTCATCCAGTACATGACGCTTCCGGACACCATGGAAGGCTACTTCCCCGAAGCCGCACCGAACTTCCTTCCCGTCCGAGAGGCCCAAGAGGAGATCCAACCGTTCACCGAGAACAACACGGAGATCCCCGACGAGTGGATCGACGCCCGCCTCGACCAGGCCGAAGACACCGCCCGCTATGGGATTACCGGCCCTCAACTGAGTGCGCCATTCCTCGGCGACCTCGAGGGCGAGATGGATGCTTATTCCGTTGCTATCTCCGGAATCCTCGGCGCGGACAGCGACCCACAGGAAGCGGTTGTCGATCAGGCAAACCACGTCCGCGATACGATCAGTGGCGAAGTCGACTACGACCTCCCACAGAACGACGAGATGCCTGAACTCGAGGACGCACCGGACGAACTCACCGACTGGATCGAAGGCAACGGCGACACGCCACAGATCTGGAACCCATACGACTAA
- a CDS encoding carbohydrate ABC transporter permease, with product MATTTDKLRNFELPREYYHWFSKESVWGWLFLLPSLLALGLVSVYPLFRGIYLSFFEYDGIADPEFVGLEHYVTILGWTEFWVVMRNTLVWAFAAVVVMALIGLGFAVLLNRDFRGRSVATTLLLLPWAVPFISIALNWRLMYNFELGPLNGFLRMTGITEGLPWIASSRYALFSIMLAWVWRNFPFFMLTFLAGMKGIPGDLYEAARVDGSTKLDQFRHITMPFLQPIAVVMTLLMSLWTLNHFTLIYVMTGGGPGNTSMVLPVYIYERAFHLSEMGLASAIAVVMLIVMMTYGLIYLRLYREDVGGK from the coding sequence ATGGCAACTACGACAGACAAACTCCGAAATTTCGAACTCCCGCGGGAGTACTATCATTGGTTTTCGAAAGAGAGCGTTTGGGGATGGCTATTCTTACTCCCATCGCTGCTTGCGCTTGGGCTGGTAAGTGTCTACCCCCTCTTTCGAGGTATCTACCTCAGCTTCTTCGAGTACGATGGCATCGCTGACCCAGAATTTGTCGGCCTTGAGCATTACGTAACGATTCTCGGCTGGACCGAGTTCTGGGTGGTCATGCGGAACACACTGGTTTGGGCGTTCGCCGCAGTCGTTGTTATGGCCCTGATTGGGCTTGGCTTTGCGGTCTTGCTCAACCGTGATTTCCGCGGCCGGTCAGTTGCGACGACGTTGCTGTTGCTTCCGTGGGCAGTGCCGTTCATTTCGATTGCACTGAACTGGCGCTTGATGTATAACTTCGAGTTGGGGCCGCTGAATGGCTTCCTCAGAATGACCGGAATTACCGAAGGGCTTCCGTGGATCGCGAGCTCACGCTATGCGCTGTTCTCGATCATGCTTGCATGGGTCTGGCGGAACTTCCCGTTCTTCATGCTGACGTTCCTGGCTGGCATGAAGGGGATTCCCGGCGACCTGTATGAAGCCGCACGCGTCGATGGCTCGACGAAACTCGATCAGTTCCGTCACATCACGATGCCGTTCTTGCAGCCGATTGCGGTCGTGATGACGCTGCTGATGAGTCTCTGGACACTCAATCACTTCACGTTGATTTACGTGATGACCGGCGGTGGCCCCGGCAACACCTCGATGGTGTTACCAGTGTACATCTACGAACGAGCGTTCCACCTGAGTGAGATGGGACTGGCCAGCGCAATCGCCGTCGTCATGCTCATCGTCATGATGACGTACGGGCTGATCTACCTACGACTATACCGCGAAGATGTTGGAGGGAAGTAA
- a CDS encoding TCP-1/cpn60 chaperonin family protein: MPEHNATSIGSWERLTPEETRQGIQTAAAEMGGLVRSTLGPVGVDKMVVRRMDDDRLRTFVTNDGVAILEEFEGETDHPIANQFIHLAEAHEDELGDGTTTMTLLASELVTAGVDLIEEGVPPAAVVDGFSIGAQRTLEVWNEIGIPLADTDQPMTRSSFDESRLEQIAHCGMTNGRTGEWHLEELSSDVVEAVLRAWEPQRGTVHLGYVSIEAIPGGDAGASELIPGTLHPYEPMAGEQHLPVDGGILVIEGSLKPRSIRANVSISGDYSNSLGGLGDDASAIADALAQSNASAVFVADDVTDAIATELAARGIVCFRNVKESDLERLSRVTGATIRGPVTPTAPASIDDCGRGNIRLRDAEGDKTWLEVTAPPESEPRSVGLVVRGGTESAAAETRRRIKVGLNAVRAAIKRPVALPGGGAAELEAARAVSELAPKFDGREQLAIERFAEILESLPRTLARNAAHDPIDALTDLRARHDAGHVRAGIDANGRLVDDVVAESDALDAQLVRTSSLTRSIEFANSLLTIDGAIFNTAPPFDPEDLPTPRRGMR, encoded by the coding sequence ATGCCGGAGCATAACGCGACGTCGATTGGCAGTTGGGAGCGACTCACTCCCGAGGAGACGAGACAGGGGATCCAAACAGCCGCCGCGGAGATGGGCGGACTCGTTCGGAGCACGCTTGGCCCAGTCGGTGTCGACAAGATGGTTGTCCGCCGAATGGACGACGACCGACTGCGCACGTTCGTCACGAACGATGGGGTCGCGATTTTAGAGGAGTTCGAAGGCGAGACTGACCACCCAATCGCAAACCAGTTTATCCATCTCGCAGAAGCCCACGAAGACGAACTGGGCGATGGGACCACCACGATGACCCTGCTCGCAAGCGAACTCGTGACCGCAGGTGTCGACCTCATCGAAGAGGGCGTTCCACCTGCAGCCGTCGTCGACGGGTTCTCAATCGGTGCCCAGCGAACCCTCGAGGTCTGGAACGAGATTGGCATCCCGCTTGCAGATACCGATCAGCCGATGACCCGCAGTTCCTTCGATGAATCCCGACTCGAGCAGATCGCCCACTGCGGGATGACCAACGGACGGACTGGCGAATGGCACCTCGAGGAACTGTCGAGCGACGTCGTCGAGGCAGTGCTTCGCGCGTGGGAGCCACAGCGCGGAACGGTCCATCTTGGCTACGTCTCAATCGAGGCAATTCCCGGCGGAGATGCCGGTGCCTCGGAGTTGATCCCTGGCACGCTCCACCCCTACGAGCCAATGGCCGGCGAGCAACACCTCCCAGTCGACGGGGGCATCCTCGTCATCGAAGGCTCACTCAAGCCACGGTCGATCCGGGCCAATGTCTCGATCAGCGGCGACTACAGCAACTCACTCGGCGGCCTCGGCGACGACGCCAGCGCAATCGCAGACGCACTTGCCCAGTCGAACGCCAGCGCCGTCTTCGTCGCCGATGATGTGACTGACGCAATCGCGACTGAACTCGCCGCCCGCGGAATCGTCTGCTTCCGAAACGTCAAGGAGTCGGATCTCGAGCGACTCTCGCGGGTGACTGGCGCAACGATCCGTGGTCCTGTCACGCCGACGGCCCCCGCATCCATCGACGACTGTGGCCGCGGAAATATCCGACTCCGCGACGCCGAAGGCGACAAAACCTGGCTCGAGGTGACTGCGCCCCCAGAATCCGAGCCACGAAGCGTCGGGCTGGTCGTTCGCGGCGGCACCGAAAGCGCAGCCGCCGAGACACGGCGGCGGATCAAAGTCGGCCTCAACGCGGTTCGCGCTGCGATTAAGCGGCCGGTTGCACTCCCCGGCGGTGGCGCAGCCGAACTCGAGGCGGCCCGTGCGGTCTCCGAACTCGCACCGAAATTCGATGGCCGCGAGCAACTCGCCATTGAACGGTTTGCCGAAATTCTCGAGTCATTGCCGCGGACGCTCGCGCGAAACGCAGCGCATGACCCAATCGATGCACTGACTGACCTACGCGCACGTCACGACGCTGGGCACGTGCGAGCGGGGATCGACGCGAACGGCCGACTCGTTGACGACGTTGTGGCCGAAAGCGATGCACTCGATGCCCAACTCGTTCGAACGAGTAGTCTGACACGCAGCATCGAGTTTGCGAACTCACTGTTGACGATTGATGGAGCCATTTTCAACACCGCCCCGCCGTTCGATCCTGAAGATCTGCCGACGCCTAGACGAGGAATGCGATAA
- a CDS encoding carbohydrate ABC transporter permease, with amino-acid sequence MATDTQPDSIPDERTKDGFLALDYEQTQRVKGIGFHALLWSLIAIVLFPVFWMLVVSLNQTGFESFIGDPVGWVAGVDLSGYRQVWYQSDFRYWFRNSLIVSVGATILSVGVCTFGAYSIGRLRYRGRTAVATFLLITQMFPAILLAIPLFLVFRDFGLFNTLTGLVIAYVAFTLPFAIWMLRGFYENLPESLEEAAMIDGSTRFGAVVRVVLPLSAPAIATTAIFTWVLAWNEFVFALVLINDSSRKTLPPGMAEWIGQYALNWDMLMAGALGATIPMLIVFFLLQSYIVKGLAEGVGKS; translated from the coding sequence ATGGCAACAGATACACAGCCCGATTCCATTCCGGACGAGCGAACCAAAGACGGCTTCCTCGCACTGGACTACGAGCAAACACAGCGCGTAAAGGGGATTGGCTTCCACGCACTGTTGTGGTCGCTAATCGCTATCGTGTTGTTCCCAGTGTTCTGGATGCTCGTCGTCTCGCTCAATCAAACCGGCTTCGAGTCGTTCATTGGTGATCCAGTCGGGTGGGTTGCCGGTGTCGATCTCTCCGGGTACAGACAGGTGTGGTACCAGTCTGACTTCCGGTACTGGTTCCGGAACAGTCTGATCGTCAGCGTCGGTGCAACGATCCTGAGCGTTGGCGTCTGTACGTTCGGTGCATACAGCATCGGTCGCCTGCGCTACCGCGGTCGCACAGCCGTCGCAACGTTCTTGCTGATCACGCAGATGTTCCCCGCCATCCTGCTTGCAATCCCGCTGTTCCTGGTCTTCCGGGACTTCGGGCTGTTCAACACGTTGACGGGCCTCGTGATCGCCTACGTCGCGTTCACCCTGCCGTTTGCAATCTGGATGCTCCGTGGGTTCTATGAAAACCTCCCCGAGTCGCTCGAGGAAGCAGCGATGATCGACGGGAGTACTAGGTTCGGTGCTGTCGTTCGGGTCGTGCTTCCGCTGTCGGCACCGGCAATCGCGACGACAGCGATTTTCACGTGGGTGCTCGCGTGGAACGAGTTCGTCTTCGCACTGGTCCTGATCAATGACTCCTCACGCAAGACGCTGCCGCCGGGAATGGCCGAGTGGATCGGCCAGTACGCGCTCAACTGGGATATGCTCATGGCGGGCGCACTCGGCGCGACGATCCCAATGTTGATCGTCTTCTTCTTGCTCCAGAGTTACATCGTCAAGGGGCTTGCAGAAGGCGTCGGGAAGTCATAA
- a CDS encoding ABC transporter ATP-binding protein: protein MSSINFENVTKVYDGDIVAVEDFNLTIQSGEFLTLVGPSGSGKSTLLRMVAGLEDISGGTIAIGDEVVNMLPPRHRDIAMVFQSYALYPHLSVRENMAFGLKRSTDLPDEAIYDRVEDAAELMGIPELLDDRPKQLSGGQQQRVATGRAIVREPAVFLFDEPLSNLDAKLRKHMRTELQRIQKELDTTTIYVTHDQEEAMTMSDRIAILNHGELQQVGTPREVYNDPHNLFVAQFIGSPSMNIFDVTYEATDNGGRLTGDINIPIDAERAQQIEAVGATDLKLGIRPEHVNVSRTSGEDHVNAYIDIIEPLGARDLLYFTLESETDDDSLVSGDAAALEDEASPEGEVAERKAFIDPESISADAHEVYLDLSLEQADLFDANTGANIEHVVREEQEEPPTA, encoded by the coding sequence ATGAGTTCGATCAATTTCGAGAACGTGACGAAGGTGTACGATGGTGATATTGTCGCTGTCGAGGACTTCAACCTGACAATTCAAAGTGGTGAGTTTCTCACACTGGTCGGACCGAGTGGGTCCGGGAAATCGACGCTCCTTCGGATGGTCGCGGGACTCGAGGACATTTCGGGGGGGACAATTGCAATCGGTGATGAGGTCGTCAACATGCTCCCGCCTCGCCATCGCGACATCGCGATGGTGTTCCAGAGTTACGCGCTGTATCCGCACCTCAGCGTTCGCGAGAACATGGCGTTCGGGCTGAAGCGGTCGACTGACCTGCCCGATGAGGCGATTTACGACCGTGTCGAGGACGCCGCCGAACTGATGGGAATTCCAGAACTGCTCGATGATCGGCCGAAACAGCTCTCGGGCGGCCAACAACAGCGTGTTGCGACCGGTCGGGCAATCGTTCGTGAACCCGCAGTGTTCCTCTTTGACGAGCCACTGTCGAATCTCGACGCCAAACTCCGCAAGCACATGCGGACGGAACTCCAGCGCATCCAGAAGGAACTCGATACGACGACGATCTACGTGACCCACGATCAGGAGGAAGCGATGACGATGTCCGACCGGATCGCGATTCTCAATCACGGTGAACTACAGCAGGTCGGTACACCGCGTGAAGTCTACAACGACCCACACAACCTGTTCGTCGCGCAGTTCATCGGGAGTCCATCGATGAACATCTTCGACGTCACGTACGAAGCGACCGACAACGGCGGTCGACTGACAGGTGACATCAACATTCCAATCGATGCCGAGCGTGCCCAACAGATCGAAGCCGTTGGCGCAACGGATCTCAAACTCGGCATCCGCCCTGAGCACGTCAACGTCAGTCGAACGAGCGGCGAGGACCACGTCAACGCATACATTGACATCATCGAACCGCTTGGCGCACGTGACCTTCTGTACTTCACACTCGAGAGCGAGACAGACGACGACAGCCTCGTCTCGGGTGATGCTGCTGCACTCGAGGACGAGGCCTCGCCGGAGGGTGAAGTCGCCGAACGAAAGGCGTTCATCGATCCCGAGTCGATTTCGGCCGACGCCCACGAAGTGTATCTAGACCTCAGCCTCGAGCAGGCGGACCTCTTCGATGCGAACACTGGCGCAAATATCGAACACGTCGTCAGAGAGGAACAGGAGGAACCGCCGACAGCCTAA
- a CDS encoding S1C family serine protease, with protein sequence MNDARVHRRRLLAVSGAGLLSAVAGCSAPRESSSIEGGSTREIDRDNLADGSTFTDVYDSIIDSVTQVRVFGISNPLTDAEGRGQGSGFLYDENHIVTNDHVVAGGEEVDLQYINGDWTGTRLVGTDHFSDLAVLEVDHVPDAATPLSLSNERPVVGQEVLAIGNPYGLEGSMSQGIVSGIERSVNAPDRRFSFPDVVQTDAAVNPGNSGGPLVDLDGNVIGVVHAGGGNNIGFAISAALADRVIPGLIADGEYKHSYLGIGLLSVDRIVAEENDLEAATGIAVTDIVSGGPADGVLQGATGTVERRGEPIPVGGDVIFEIDGEPIPDRHALATHLALETSPGETIDIRLWRDGTETTESLTLDARTVN encoded by the coding sequence ATGAACGACGCTCGAGTGCACCGTCGTCGGCTCCTCGCTGTCAGCGGTGCTGGCCTGCTGAGTGCTGTTGCGGGCTGTTCTGCCCCACGAGAATCCAGTTCGATTGAAGGCGGATCGACGCGAGAGATTGATCGCGACAATCTCGCGGATGGCTCGACATTTACTGACGTCTACGACTCGATTATCGACTCCGTCACACAGGTCCGCGTCTTCGGCATCAGCAACCCACTGACCGATGCTGAGGGCCGCGGCCAGGGATCGGGCTTTCTCTACGACGAGAACCACATCGTCACGAACGACCACGTCGTCGCCGGCGGCGAGGAAGTCGACCTCCAGTACATCAACGGCGATTGGACCGGCACCCGACTCGTTGGGACGGACCACTTCAGCGACCTCGCCGTCCTCGAGGTCGATCACGTGCCCGACGCGGCGACACCGCTCTCACTGTCCAACGAGCGCCCCGTCGTCGGCCAGGAAGTGCTCGCCATCGGCAATCCCTACGGCCTCGAGGGGTCGATGTCACAGGGAATCGTCAGCGGCATCGAACGCTCGGTCAACGCGCCGGATCGACGGTTTTCCTTCCCCGATGTCGTCCAGACCGATGCCGCGGTCAACCCGGGCAACAGCGGCGGTCCGCTCGTCGACCTCGATGGCAACGTCATCGGTGTCGTCCACGCGGGCGGCGGCAACAACATCGGCTTTGCCATCTCGGCTGCGCTGGCTGACCGTGTCATCCCCGGGCTGATCGCAGACGGCGAGTACAAACACTCCTATCTGGGAATCGGCCTCCTCTCGGTCGACCGGATCGTCGCCGAAGAAAACGATCTCGAGGCTGCAACCGGGATCGCCGTGACCGATATCGTCTCGGGCGGGCCAGCGGATGGCGTCTTGCAGGGTGCAACGGGCACTGTCGAACGCCGCGGCGAACCGATTCCCGTCGGTGGCGACGTGATCTTCGAAATCGACGGTGAGCCGATTCCGGACCGTCACGCACTCGCCACACACCTCGCACTCGAGACCAGTCCCGGCGAGACTATCGACATCCGACTCTGGCGGGACGGGACCGAGACGACGGAATCGCTGACACTCGATGCGCGAACGGTCAACTGA